GGCCAAGCGCTGGGGCCAGTGTAAGAACAAGCCCAAGATGAACTACGAGAAGCTGAGCCGTGGCCTGCGCTATTACTACCACAAGAACATCATCCACAAAACGACGGGCAAGCGCTACGTCTACCGCTTCGTCTTGGACGTGCAGGGGATGCTGGGAAAGACGGCACAGGAGGTCCTGGCCAGCCTGAACATTTTACCCACGGGGACAGAGTCCTCCTGGCAAGGCCAGGGGGCACCAGTATCATCACCCGTGTCCAGCGAAGCATGGGCGTCGCAGTAGAAGGAGTGTACCAGCAGCACTGGTTCTCATTGGTGCTATTGTCTCTTGATAGTGTTATGGCTACATCACTAGAAATGTGCTATGTAGAACAAGCATGCCTCTTTGACATGTAGAAAAGGAATAACATCGGCTCTATTTATGggatttctatctgcaacattaGACAATGTTCGGTGTAACACTTTTATTACCAAGTGATACAGTAGTAGCCATAGCTGTGGGAAGTAGGCGTGTTGAGGTTGCTGCAGCACTACTAAAAAGTATGTAGTAGCCTTCAATTTGATTTGGTTTTAGTGTATGACTTACCTCCTATTAACATCAGCAGAGTAAGAGCTCAATGAAACGGTAAGCCCAGCTGTCTCCAATACTGATGTTCTTTATGGTAATGACATGGTTAGTATTGAACAATCCTCCTCCATCCTCAAGTACTTCTTGCCCCCTCTAAAATAATGGGTGCATGACACCCCTGCTTAGCACCCATGCTGTTGAACAATGTTTGACAATAACTTTGACTGTGAGGATCTGTCTATTTTTATACTCTTACATATCTACCTCTTTTATTGCTGACAAAATAAAGCTAAGAGGGACAATGCTTGTTCTGTTGAATATAATGTGTGATTTACATGATTTAGGGAACAATGTTGTTTGTAAAATGATTGTAAATAAACTGTACATAACTTGAAAATACTATTTACATTTTCTGTATTATTTCGAAAGGTATAAAACTAAAATGAGCAggcaaaaatatatacaaataatatAATAGATTTGTTAAGATAAATTcgatattacatttttgtaaAAATGGAATGGATTAGGCTGTTTTGTTTCTGCTGGAGTCTGCTGATGGACCTCCCCTCGGCCTATGACGTGTGACGGTGCGAATTGTACAGTATCTTGAAGATAATACAGTCAGTAGCCTATTAGACAACAGAATAGAAGGCACGTAGCCTAATGTTAGAAAACCTTGTTTAAATTACAGTTTGGCATAAAAAATGTCGAAAACCGTTGGCGATATATTAATTGGAGTCCTGGATGACTTGGGAGAGGCTGAATTGAAGAAGTTCAGACGTAAGCTCTGTGACCGCAAGCAGGAGCCAAAAGTTCGCAGGGGCATTGTTGAGAAAGCTGACCCAGTGGACTTGGTAGACATTCTGACCCGTACCTTCACTGAAGACGGGGCTGTGAATGTGGCTATAGAGGTCTTGGCTGCAATTAACTGCCAAGATGTCGCAAAGGAACTGATGGAATTCAAGAAATGTAAGTCGAATAAAGTAGGAGGCACGTCCATTGGACATTTACAAATATTTAATTTCATATCTTTGAAAGGTTTAAAAACACTTCAGTTAACCCAAAAGTAGGCTAGAACAAAACTTGATTTGATCTAGGGCCTAAATAAATTACATTGAAATGTCCATAACGTAGGGAAGGAAAACTATAAGGAAGTTGACAGTTTTACTTTCACTTATGCGAGCATTCTATTTTGCTCTTCTGACCAGAATGATAGCGTACAGTAGTATATATTAATTTTCAACTAAAAGTAGGCCTAATACATTCTGCAATAAACACATTTAGATTGCTTGCTGATTTATCTTTAGGCCCTACTATTCAATATTTTTATTCGATTGGTGGCGTCTCATGAAGTCTATTTTACAGCTCCGGGATCTTGCGTAACATCTGGTGATAGAATGGAAAGTGCAACTGGACCAACGAAGATGAACCAAGGTAAGCACTAAACCAGGTGTTATATAGCCTAATGTCTCAAATAGGATGACGTTATtaaaatgtacactaccgttcaaaagtttggggtcacttataaatgggcctctgtactccgaTGCATTCCATTACAAATCAGCAGTTTCAAGCTACAATAATcagttacaacattaacaatgtctacactgtatttatgatcaatttattgttattttaatggacaatcaATTTGCTTTCCTTtcataaacaaggacatttctaagtgaccccaaacttttgaacggtagcgtaTGTTTACTGTAATTAGTGATGGTTTATGGGGAAACATTCAATACCCAAAGTATTTATCTTGATGAACAATCACAAAAGTCCTTCCTTTTAATTTCTTCTCCAACATTCTGTAGGTGCTACTGCTGCCCTCTAGGATCTTCAACAGACTTTTTTCACTCCCCATAGCCTATTTAATCCTGAATGAATTAGAAAAAGTGCCTCACGCCTATCCTCGACATACACACGCAACATTAACATCACTGCCAAAAGTCCCAAGCCATGTCCTGTCTCTACCTCAGATAAACACTTTGTGGACCATCACCGGACGGCCCTGATCGACAGAGTGAGCCAGGTGGAACCCCTACTGGATAGACTCCTGGAGAGGGGAATCATCACCCAAAACGCCTACAGTGACGTGAAGGCTAACAGAACCACCCAGAACAGGATGAGGGAGCTCTACGATGGCCCTCTGAAAGCATGTGGGCCCAAAGGCAAAGATATATTCTTAGATATCCTGATGGAGATGGAGCCATTCCTAATCAGTGACCTGAAGGGGGAATAATGGAGATAGGGGccattcacattttttttttaaggcaAGCGACAAAAATGTGATGATAATAATGCCCTCTGTTTTACAGTACATTCTTAAATTGGAAAAATGAATTGTCTCCAAAGTTTGCaataaattaatacattttatattggCCTCTGTTTTTTTCTTTTCATTAGCATATACTGTGTGGTGAATTATGATCATCCAGCTTTTTAAAAAACTCAACAATAGAAAACATACGAATACATGTAGTAACATAGTGTTATGCAACCTATACAAATTAGTGAACAATTATTTGTTTCTTGAACATAAACAAGCATACGGCCATTTGAATGTAAACGTCTGCTTAACGTAAGAGAGCCATtgacagcctggtcctagatctgtttgttctgtctggtCAATTAGTTGCTATTCTTTGCATAAGGAGCGGCAAGGACTGGCATGatgacggcacaaacagactggtaacCAGGAGTGTATTTTTTAGTCTCATTAGAGTTTCCATTGGAcacattcaggtaggtccctccgtTTCGTTCTTTCTGCTTTGTTTGCATCAGTCTTCTGTTTGGTTTCTTTTGGTTGCTAGCTAGTGATTACAGgctaacatccatatatggctgTCTGTAAACGTAAACGTAAACGGCATAATGCCGCGTTCATGTGCTAGTTGGAAAAAGGAAACTGCATTTTCGACTTACGAACAGGTTGAGCTAGTCTGAACTAGGAAATTGACATTTCCGACTTCCTTgctggttgtagttatacacgtgCTGCATTCAACAAGTTAGCAAGTCGGAAATGCCGTTTCCTAGTTCCGACCAACACACAAACGCAGCATTAGCCAGTTTTTAAACGTTCCAAGTCGTAAATGCCGTTTCCCAGTTCCGACCAACACATGAACGCGGCATTAGCCTGTTTTTAAACGTTCCAATGAATTCTGCCTTTAGTTGCATGTACAACACATTCACCGTGTCTTTTTTCTTTTTGGGGAGGACACAttgtttgaatgttaaatgacgagacagaggctttgttgcgagtaaccagtcttgttcaggtactttctattgtatgtaaagaatccaaacagtatatctctccacaatagtgtaaaatcttcataaatgtgttcaattataaacctactgatgtcttcccacagttttcttacatgcatacaatgccaaaaaaaatgcacaactgtttctgggtggtcattacaaaaggagcaatttgagttgatgttttccttaaacttcttcatatagtggttggcaggataatatttatgaataattttaaaggaaacttccttaattttgttaacaagtaggtgtgtggcaacatccaaacttttttccaacagatattatcaataaatccattccaataaggcatgacataaggtatagatacaacatcctgctgaaacaaggatcgtatcgctctgttgttgaatggaccaaaagagaaacaaatctttcctactgatgggtcaacagggtcaacagaaggtaggctctgagggtcaggtcttgacacgttcctgaataacataacaacacctgagggaatggcatctaaaacaattgcaaaatctttaggtgttacaggaatcatttttatgtaattcatttcattattcttttggccaaatttcatatacacaaatgtaaatttacaaacagaaaatcacattttcgtaccctacaaaaagaaattgaactgtattttaagacagttaaatgctctactaacaaaaaagctgttagaattgtaagtatatgcatgtcccttaaggtccttgtgtaattgtaatgtgatattgtaccccctagctcgattgtctattatttgtaatctatgtatgcttgtgttccctcatgtgctttatgcattgatttgaaattaataaaaaaaataaacagtctTGTTCAGGTACGTCACAAtcacatccgggtatctcaagcacaCCGGTATAACACatgagttgcagtaatgaacatttaccaacagatggcatcactgtgccatctgaCACCCATAACACACATCATCTGTTTAAAAATGCAGGCCACTTGCACAAAATGTCATTTTAGTAGGCTTGTGTGACAATGCTTTGtttaaacaaaacaaattaaTATTGAACAGTCAACTCAATGTATTAGAAATAAAACGTAATAAAACAAAATCAATAGACCATGCTGCTAGCATATTCAAAAGCCACATTTGTTCACATTAGGTTTGTCTTCAGTGTCTATCTGTAGTTTAAAAAAACACAGGATTTGACAAAAACGTCCACTCCCTGCATTCATTGGGAGAGTTAGCTAACAGCACCAAACAAGCATGTCCGACCCGTTCTTATTATACCTAGGTGATCCGACCTGATTGTCGTCTGGCGCTGAACCTAGTGTGAAATAATACTGTCTGAAACGAATGAGAAGGGTTTGCataaattcgaatctggtatcaagataaatataacaatgagtcaccgattttatactatgtattttttattagctaagtaataaatggcaaatgcaactttcgtatatacgggctcaaTGTAAATGccacgcagggcagaacagagaactgacaagatgtatgtaaacagtgttcttatactgtgatagacattgtcccaacccgtctgttggcctatcacagtagaggctgggcgtggtttaaacttgcCCAGCCTATCGCAGGCGCTCAGGCGGGTCCCCACCTCTTGGCGCTTCTTTGAGTCCTCCCTCCGTCGATGTATAGATTCTTACTGTTCTGGTATCACCACCTAGTTATAACAGTTGCTCAGTTCctgctattgtgttgttcagtatttttccatttcagttaaacctcgtgatgaccacccctccctatcacaactttgtaagatacagcaagtcacaccatgtgctcaatattgttacatacaaacacaaggacaaagcatctgctgggctgttatctacagttttgcaacatgcaggtcacaccatgttactcagttcttgtcacacacaaacaggcaagtaGCAAGCAGTTGTTTAATCTCATAATGATGCTCCAGTGCACAAATGCAGACACCTCACACAACCAACATCAgataatatttaatcatatacagtgccttgcgaaagtattcggcccccttgaactttgcgacattttgccacatttcaagcttcaaacataaagatataaaactgtatttttttgtgaagaatcaacaacaagagggacacaatcatgaagtggaacgacatttattggatatttcaaacttttttaacaaatcaaaaactgaaaaattgggcgtgcaaaattattcagcccctttactttcagtgcagcaaactctctccagaagttcagtgaggatctctgaatgatccaatgttgacctaaatgactaattatgataaatacaatccacctgtgtgtaatcaagtctccgtataaatgcacctgcactgtgatagtctcagaggtccgttaaaagcgcagagagcatcatgaagaacaaggaacacaccaggcaggtccgagatactgttgtgaagaagtttaaagctggatttggatacaaaaagatttcccaagctttaaacatcccaaggagcactgtgcaagcgataatattgaaatagaaggagtatcagaccactgcaaatctaccaagacctggccgtccctctaaactttcagctcatacaaggagaagactgatcagagatgcagccaagaggcccatgatcactctggatgaactgcagagatctacagctgaggtgggagactctgtccataggacaacaatcagtcgtatattgcacaaatctggcctttatggaagagtggcaagaagaaagccatttcttaaagatatccataaaaagtgttgtttaaagtttgccacaagctacctgggagacacaccaaacatgtggaagaaggtgctctggtcagatgaaaccaaaattgaactttttggcaacaatgcaaaacgttatgtttggcgtaaaagcaacacagctgaacacaccatccccactgccaaacatggtggtggcagcacgcccaatttttcagtttttgatttgttaaaaaagtttgaaatatccaataaatgtcgttccacttcatgattgtgtcccacttgttgttgattcttcacaaaaaaatagttttatatctttatgtttgaagcctgaaatgtggcaaaaggtcgcaaagttcaagggggctgaatactttcgcagggcactgtatatatgctaatggctataatgtaaaataCAGAATCCAACATTAGCTAGATACTTTGTTTACCCAAAACTCACAAAGAACGATGCAGTTAGTCGTGGAGTTCAGCACGATTTAGCTTCTAGCTACCGGGGTAATAAAGATGACAGCTAGCTACTGGTGTTCTTTCATAATACGGGCAGTTACTGTAGTCACCGATTACATGTCTTTGAGGTTACATGCTGTATCTTTAATGCATGTGACAGTACGTGTCAAATGAAGAAGTGCATATCAGTAGTCCACCATCAAATAGTGGACTACTACCAGCATGGGTACCACCGATCTGTTTATAATATCATTCCACTCTTTACCAATCCCTGGCAATGGCATGGAGTACAAGGAGGGGCATGTTAGCAAAAGTGGTTCTGGATTTCAGGCTAGACCGCTACCAACAAAATGTAAACAATGGATCAAAAGCATCCTGTGACCTTTTCAAATGCATGTTTTACATCCCCATGCTAACAATTAAGTGTGGGAACAAGTACAACAGGCATAATCGTGTTTCTTGTCACTGTTGGGTAGGTGTGTGCCTCTGTATGTCACCAGCAGAGATGAGTTACGCCATACAGCTGTTGATTTACGGTGGGGATTAATGCTGCTCCCCCTGGCCCGCCCGGTTCCTTCTCCACAAACTGAGTTCTGGTCCCTGTGTGAGCTGCAGCCTTCGGGAGAGCTACCAGCTGCTACAGCTTGAGCTTCTGGATGAGGGTGAGAGTAGCCCTGCGCAGGTTGCTGCGGCAGACAAGGTACTGTTTGCGCGGGTAGAGGAAGCATACGGCGCCCTGCTGGTGCACCAGTCCCGGCTTCAGAGCTGTGGGGGTTTGGTGGAAGATGAGGAGAAGGTGAAAGACGTGGCTCCTCAGCACTGCCACGACCTGAGCTATGAGGGCGTGGGCTCAGGGACGCCTAGCCAGCGCGAACGCCAAAACCAGCAGTTCGGAGTGGATTAGGGAGTGAGGCAGGTCCTCGACTACCTCCAGAAGGAGCTTGAGACGGCGGCTGCAGCCGAGGGGGCGCTGGTGGAATGGGACACCCGCCAGCTCAGCCGGCAGATCAAGGTCACGCAGGCAGTGGAGAGGCTGGTGGAAGACCTCATTCAGGAACCCATGTCCCGGGGAGACTTCCGCAACCTGAGTGGCGCCGGGAAGCCCCTCAACAAGTTTGAGCACAACCAGTACGACGACCTAATTACCCTCAACCGCATCCTCATCGACAACGGCTACCAGTCACCCTGGATTGTCATGCAGCGTGACATCAGAGAGGACATTGCTCAGATCCGAGATAGACTGCTGTAGCGCTGGGCGCGGCTCACCGACCCCATGGGTCCCAGGGAGCATGCCCAGTTTCAGCAACTATGTGGGGCGGTGGCGGAGGACCTTAAGAAACCCAAGTTAGACGTTGGATAACTTCAACCGGATTGCGCCCATGCTTACCATGCAAATGGTACACTTCAGTTTGGAGCACGAGATCGACCGCGCAGAGAAAGCAGCCATTCAAGgcagacaggagaggaagagggaaagagtgagggagtgggagaagcagagaagagaaagagaagggagcgAGAGAAGATAAGATTAAAACACATCAACACTCTTAGCAAGGTGGCCTGCTGGCATGGATGCAGCATTTACTCAAATGAACAACGGACCATGAAGGCAAAATTAGATAAAAAATGatatttcaaatcaaacttttaTCTATAATCCATTTACACAGGTGGCAACACACTTTGAAGAGGATAAGACGGAGGTGGTGAATCATTTGTCTATTATGTCATTTGGAGTGTTTTTGCTACATTGGGTTGATTACAGTAGCGTGTTATAACACACAGAAAACTAGAACCAGCCACTACTACAACACGGTTACGTGaccttactgtaactcaactgTGCTTTACATTAATGCTACACCGTGTCAGTGTCTGGACCTGAGGACACAATGGTAATGGTATTAGACTACAATAATCCATTTAATGAAATACTTTTTGTCTACGTTTATAAGCTAAGTGATTCTAATTACATTGATTGGCTTCTTTGCTGAATGAAGGAATGAAAGCATAGAATACTCGATGTTCCTTATGAATGAGCAGTTGACTGAAACTACGTACTCAAATACAGGGAAACAGAAACCTCTGAAGATTTTTTCGTAGACTTACAGTCAGATGAAAAAATATGGAAATAGGAGGTAAGCTTTCGGGTCAGTCGACCTTCATCAGAGTCGATTGACCGAATGCTAAGCTACTATGAGTGGAAGTGTTCGGTGACTTTTTCCAGTTTTGCATTTTGCCTCCCGCAACTTCACTAGTCGATTATGGGTGTGCGGTAGATTCTGCCTATGATTGCATTGCAATTAAAAGAGGTACTGTAACTCAATCTCTTTCTCACTTGTCGTCGTGACTATAATATGTTATATTAGGATTGAGAACATCAACACTATTATCTCCTCACGATCCATCCCAATCTATCCTGGGAGCTGCTCCAATGCAGCAGGGTTGAAGATGACCATGGGGTTCTTCCCGTTGTCTCCAATACGTGTGTCTGCCCCGTGCAGTGCCTGTGTAACGGCCCGTGGGAGGGTGAGTCCTTTGGTCCAGTCGTGGGCAATGTACTGGTGATACGGATTGTGGGAGCTCTCTAGCTTCTTGGAGCGGATGTAGCTCAGCATGATACCAAACGTGAAGAAACTAAACATACCTACCATCAGTAGAATGTACACAAATCCCTGAGTTTGAGCCTTAGGCATAGCTCCGCCCACTGGGAGAATGGCCTGCTGGGTAGTGTAGTTCTGAGAGAGTACTAGGATCGGTAAACCTGTGCCATTCAGACATTGCTGTAGGAAGGATAGCAGGAGAGTCTGCAGCTCTGTGCCGTTTAAGTGCAGCATTGCTGACCTCTGCTGTGGAAGGGTACTGCTGCTCTGTCAACTGATAAGGGAGGAGGAGAGTCTTGGTCAGTACACTCGCCCAATGaggcacacacaaaaacacacattgcAGAAAGTctaacacagacacaccacagccAATtcgacatgaacacacacacgaaTGCTGTGGACCTCAATTCTCTGTTCTCTTGCTGTAGatcaatgtaattttagctttAGTTGCTCGTATGGCTTCTGCTTCAGTTTCTGTTGATCTGCCTGAGAGAACTTGGTGTTACACATCTGAGACACAAGTGTAGGACAAATTAGCAATCATAGAAGAAATGTAAAATGAAGAGTGCAAATACCTTTGGAAGCTCAAGCTATTGTTGCTCACAAAGGCGCCAgtagaagatgatgatgatggtgaccTTTTAAATAGAGTACTCCGTTGATTGAGGTCTTCATATCCCATAAGAGTATAAACTGTAAGGTAATCTGGTTCCACCTACTCTTCCTCTCcaagacttctctctctctcgctctctctccctcttacacacatacacacacacactgtggcagACACAAAGAGCCTTAACCACGTCAACACGTTTAATGAGATATAGATgtcaggtcagaggtcaaggtCAGAACCTCCCCATGGTATGGTAGTGGTGCTGTATGATTTACTCTTATGACCGCAGGACATCGTGGTTCAGTTCCGGATACTTCAGTACTGTTAAACCTGTGTGGTAATACCTCTGTTACAGTTGTCTCCATAGCTATGATCACCTGGTCAACATGCTTCAGTGCTGTAAGGTGTATGGTCAGTTTGTGGTCATGTCTGTATTGTCATATCTGTATGGTCAGTGTATGTTCATGCGTGGTTGAGATGGAGCCAGGCTGTAGAACAAAGCAGCATTcagacaggagggagagtggCGAGATTACATTTACAACAGGAGCAAATCACAATTCGCCCCCAAACGTCCTAGCTATCCTACTGCTTTTCCATGTGTgggcgtgcgtgcatgcatgtgttacCTGGAGACTCACCTTCAGGGGCCTAAGTGGTGGAGTGAACATTCAGCATTGCAGACGGAATGAACAACATATAATTGTGTCAAAACTCCATTCTGCATGATAAACATATCCCAGTTAGTAGACCCCAGGCATTCTGCACCTAAGGAGTCCTTGGGATA
The genomic region above belongs to Oncorhynchus mykiss isolate Arlee chromosome 3, USDA_OmykA_1.1, whole genome shotgun sequence and contains:
- the LOC110516260 gene encoding apoptosis-associated speck-like protein containing a CARD — protein: MSKTVGDILIGVLDDLGEAELKKFRRKLCDRKQEPKVRRGIVEKADPVDLVDILTRTFTEDGAVNVAIEVLAAINCQDVAKELMEFKKSPGSCVTSGDRMESATGPTKMNQDKHFVDHHRTALIDRVSQVEPLLDRLLERGIITQNAYSDVKANRTTQNRMRELYDGPLKACGPKGKDIFLDILMEMEPFLISDLKGE
- the LOC110505173 gene encoding potassium voltage-gated channel subfamily E member 1, which produces MLHLNGTELQTLLLSFLQQCLNGTGLPILVLSQNYTTQQAILPVGGAMPKAQTQGFVYILLMVGMFSFFTFGIMLSYIRSKKLESSHNPYHQYIAHDWTKGLTLPRAVTQALHGADTRIGDNGKNPMVIFNPAALEQLPG